The following proteins are encoded in a genomic region of Sulfurimonas sp. HSL3-7:
- a CDS encoding cytochrome P460 family protein has protein sequence MYAKNVLMLLASAVIGFGAAAADETGSFDKAMETLKMLQNGLPFNLIKDFQEYKIVATHYRTDKKELRYILANTEAFEALKNNRLPLPEGSKVVKIGWNVKAMGNFPDALEADEVQRIEYMVKDSKNYPADGWGYARFVKTDGGYRSWDKGTQGCVSCHAAASDNDFLFTRYQKLH, from the coding sequence ATGTACGCAAAAAACGTTTTAATGTTGTTGGCAAGTGCTGTTATCGGGTTTGGTGCCGCTGCGGCAGATGAGACCGGATCTTTCGATAAAGCGATGGAGACTTTAAAGATGCTGCAGAACGGACTCCCCTTCAACCTGATAAAAGATTTCCAGGAGTATAAGATCGTAGCAACGCATTATAGAACAGACAAGAAAGAGCTCCGCTATATCCTGGCCAACACGGAAGCCTTTGAGGCACTGAAGAACAATCGGTTACCGCTTCCGGAAGGGAGCAAGGTTGTCAAGATCGGATGGAATGTCAAGGCGATGGGAAATTTTCCCGATGCCTTGGAAGCCGATGAAGTACAGCGCATCGAATATATGGTCAAAGACAGCAAGAACTATCCCGCAGACGGCTGGGGATATGCGCGTTTCGTTAAAACAGACGGGGGCTACAGGAGCTGGGACAAAGGGACGCAAGGCTGCGTAAGCTGTCATGCAGCGGCAAGCGACAATGATTTTCTCTTCACCCGGTATCAAAAGCTTCACTAA
- a CDS encoding ABC transporter ATP-binding protein encodes MIRLEKVTKSYGRGEAATHVLKEVDLEIQNGEFVAIMGPSGSGKSTLLNILGALDVPSDGNYFFAETNIRNLSKDQLALFRRYILGFVFQGFNLLKKTSALENVEMPLIYLGLGVKLRRERATEALKSVGLEERMNYDPGQLSGGQQQRVAIARAMVTRPKVLIADEPTGNLDTQRGHEIMQLIKGFNEEGITVIMVTHEKDIAAYASRTIYLRDGRIEKESSHAV; translated from the coding sequence ATGATCCGGCTGGAGAAGGTGACCAAGAGCTATGGCAGAGGCGAAGCGGCCACCCATGTCCTCAAAGAGGTTGACCTCGAGATACAGAACGGGGAGTTTGTCGCGATCATGGGCCCCAGCGGGAGCGGTAAATCCACACTGCTGAACATCCTTGGGGCGCTGGACGTCCCGAGCGACGGCAACTACTTTTTTGCCGAGACAAATATCAGGAACCTTTCCAAAGACCAGTTGGCACTCTTTCGGCGCTATATTCTTGGGTTTGTCTTTCAGGGATTCAATCTTCTGAAAAAGACCTCTGCACTGGAGAATGTGGAGATGCCGCTGATCTATCTGGGGCTCGGCGTAAAGCTGCGTAGAGAGAGGGCGACGGAAGCGCTGAAAAGTGTCGGCCTTGAAGAGCGTATGAACTACGACCCCGGGCAGCTCTCCGGCGGCCAGCAGCAGCGCGTGGCGATCGCCAGAGCGATGGTGACGCGTCCGAAAGTGCTCATCGCCGATGAGCCGACGGGTAACCTTGACACACAGCGCGGCCACGAGATCATGCAGCTGATAAAGGGCTTCAACGAAGAGGGGATCACCGTCATCATGGTAACGCATGAAAAGGATATCGCCGCCTATGCATCAAGGACGATCTACCTGCGCGACGGCCGGATCGAAAAGGAGAGCAGTCATGCTGTTTAA
- a CDS encoding ABC transporter permease produces MLFNAFLQALREIRRNLMRSLLTATGIVIGIASVIAMVNIGKGASESITKSVGELGSNTLFIMPGQERHGPGTQSVLTKAFKMKDVEVLKSSIFALEAVSPAEGSSLTVLYKDKNYQTSVRGVDNGYFEVQNWSLKEGKEFEKSELRTGQNVCILGQTVIKELALSDESIVGKKIRLQKFSCQVIGVLEAKGANTFGMDQDDLVLVPIKMFQRRVSGNDNINLIMASVKENIPLEEAKLQIQQLMREQRHIKNGEEDNFSVRSMTALLDTITQITSMLTVMLGAVAAISLVVGGIGIMNIMLVSVTERTREIGIRMAVGAMAQDILIQFLIEAVVLSGIGGIVGIIVGMAITFGVAVGMDIALVIDPSITMVALLFSMLIGILFGIIPARKAANMNPIDALRYE; encoded by the coding sequence ATGCTGTTTAATGCCTTTTTGCAGGCCCTTCGCGAGATAAGACGAAACCTGATGCGTTCCCTGCTGACGGCGACGGGGATCGTCATTGGGATCGCGTCGGTTATCGCGATGGTCAACATCGGCAAAGGGGCCAGTGAATCGATCACGAAGAGCGTCGGCGAACTCGGCAGCAATACCCTCTTCATCATGCCGGGCCAGGAGCGCCACGGCCCGGGAACGCAATCGGTGCTTACCAAGGCGTTCAAGATGAAAGATGTCGAAGTACTCAAGAGCTCCATCTTCGCACTGGAGGCGGTATCGCCGGCTGAGGGCTCCTCGCTGACGGTACTCTACAAGGACAAAAACTATCAGACCAGTGTCCGTGGCGTTGACAACGGCTATTTTGAGGTGCAGAACTGGAGCCTGAAAGAGGGGAAGGAGTTTGAAAAGAGCGAGCTCAGGACAGGGCAGAACGTCTGTATCCTCGGTCAGACCGTCATCAAGGAGCTTGCACTCTCAGACGAGTCGATCGTCGGCAAAAAGATCCGCCTTCAGAAGTTCTCATGCCAGGTGATCGGCGTGTTGGAGGCCAAGGGGGCTAACACCTTCGGCATGGACCAGGATGACCTGGTCCTGGTGCCGATCAAGATGTTCCAGCGCCGTGTCAGCGGCAACGACAACATCAATCTCATTATGGCTTCCGTTAAAGAGAATATCCCTCTCGAAGAGGCCAAACTGCAGATCCAGCAGCTGATGCGCGAGCAGAGGCATATCAAGAACGGGGAGGAGGACAACTTCTCGGTGCGGAGCATGACGGCGCTGCTCGACACGATCACCCAGATCACCTCGATGCTCACCGTCATGCTTGGTGCGGTCGCGGCGATATCGCTGGTCGTCGGGGGGATCGGCATCATGAACATCATGCTGGTCTCGGTGACCGAACGCACCCGCGAGATCGGCATCCGTATGGCCGTCGGGGCGATGGCGCAGGACATTCTGATCCAGTTCCTGATCGAGGCGGTCGTGCTTTCGGGCATCGGCGGCATCGTGGGTATCATTGTCGGTATGGCGATCACCTTTGGTGTTGCCGTCGGGATGGACATCGCCCTGGTGATCGACCCGAGTATCACGATGGTCGCGCTGCTCTTTTCGATGCTGATCGGCATACTCTTCGGTATTATCCCAGCGCGTAAGGCGGCCAATATGAACCCGATTGATGCGTTGCGGTATGAGTAG
- a CDS encoding glyceraldehyde 3-phosphate dehydrogenase NAD-binding domain-containing protein: MQKIRVFINGFGRIGRSALRVMLDDDAFEIVGINDVFPVSEFKYLMQYDSIYKELPHRVSLENEILHVGRHTIRLFCQADPSSLDLSSLHVDVLLQCSGLFLTRQANVPYLEQGVKKVIFSAPPHDDTPSFIMGFNEETYGNEAIISNSSCSANAIAPVLKIIEERYGIHDACISMVHSYTGEQNLLDGKTVTNELRRARSATQNILPLSSSATATLGRFFPRLEGRLYTKSIRVPVQATTLYDFTLHVHHTVKCEELTALFSEKARGRLRNIIATDDTCKVSSDFVKNRHSATIDLPLTEVLGGNCIKLTAWQDNEFGYASQLVAMAKRVFEKEMQR, encoded by the coding sequence GATCAGGGTTTTTATTAACGGTTTCGGCCGTATCGGCCGTAGCGCATTGCGCGTGATGCTCGACGATGACGCTTTTGAGATCGTTGGGATCAACGATGTATTTCCTGTCTCTGAGTTCAAGTACCTTATGCAGTATGATTCGATCTATAAAGAGCTGCCGCACCGGGTCTCCCTTGAGAATGAGATCTTGCATGTGGGCAGACATACGATCAGGCTCTTTTGCCAGGCAGACCCTTCGTCTCTTGACCTCTCTTCTTTGCATGTTGACGTTCTGCTGCAGTGCAGCGGTCTGTTTTTGACACGTCAGGCGAATGTACCATACCTTGAGCAGGGGGTAAAAAAGGTCATTTTCTCAGCACCGCCTCATGATGATACACCCAGTTTTATCATGGGTTTCAATGAAGAGACGTATGGCAATGAAGCAATTATCTCTAACTCCAGCTGCAGTGCCAATGCAATCGCCCCTGTTTTAAAGATCATCGAAGAACGATACGGCATCCATGATGCCTGCATCAGTATGGTCCACAGCTATACCGGCGAGCAAAACCTGCTTGACGGCAAAACCGTTACCAATGAACTTCGCCGCGCACGTTCGGCGACGCAAAACATTCTGCCGCTTAGCAGTAGCGCAACGGCTACGCTCGGCCGTTTTTTTCCCCGGCTGGAAGGACGCCTTTATACCAAAAGCATCAGGGTCCCTGTCCAGGCGACGACACTTTATGATTTTACACTCCATGTCCACCATACTGTTAAATGCGAAGAACTTACAGCACTGTTCTCCGAAAAAGCCCGGGGCAGGCTGCGAAATATTATCGCGACAGATGACACCTGCAAAGTCTCATCCGATTTTGTAAAGAACCGTCACAGTGCGACGATAGACCTTCCTTTGACGGAAGTTTTAGGCGGTAACTGTATTAAGCTGACAGCCTGGCAGGATAATGAATTTGGCTATGCCAGCCAGCTTGTAGCGATGGCCAAGCGAGTTTTTGAAAAAGAGATGCAACGTTAG
- a CDS encoding efflux RND transporter periplasmic adaptor subunit, with protein sequence MKEMQKITAYSNSALKWKIGIAIFTLLLVVGGYFLFMPKDQEEAFRYVTQPLEKGDLTMTVSATGYIEPVENVEVGTEVSGTIGEVLVDYNDVVKKGQVLARLDKTKYQSTLDKAEASLAAAKASLQNMNAQLYQAKATVTRNKTLRASTNRALPSQSDWDRDWASYLTAKAQVANAEAIVDQARHALVSAQYDLERTTVYSPIDGIVLVRDIDPGQTVAASFQTPVLFKIAKDLTRMELQASIDEADIAKVKAGQRATFSVDAYPEISFEARIKLVRVNSEIVDGVVTYLAVMDVDNKDLLLKPGMSADADIITKTLGDTFIVSKAALLYIPVKPTVSGLFGSGKKEKVTIDPKPHVWLLENGQPKKVYVKVLGSSGSNSALSSEELKEGDPLIVTQEKRE encoded by the coding sequence ATGAAAGAGATGCAAAAGATCACAGCCTACAGCAACAGCGCATTGAAATGGAAGATCGGTATTGCGATTTTTACACTGCTGCTGGTTGTCGGTGGATACTTCCTTTTTATGCCGAAAGATCAGGAAGAGGCGTTCCGTTATGTGACGCAGCCGCTTGAAAAAGGCGATTTGACGATGACCGTTTCGGCTACCGGCTATATTGAGCCGGTAGAGAATGTCGAAGTCGGTACGGAGGTTTCCGGTACGATAGGAGAGGTCCTTGTCGATTACAACGATGTGGTCAAAAAGGGGCAGGTCCTGGCGCGTCTGGACAAGACAAAATACCAGAGCACCCTCGACAAGGCGGAGGCTTCCCTTGCCGCGGCAAAGGCCTCTTTGCAGAACATGAATGCGCAGCTTTACCAGGCGAAAGCGACGGTCACGCGCAACAAAACGCTCAGAGCATCCACAAACAGGGCCCTTCCTTCACAAAGCGACTGGGACCGCGACTGGGCGAGTTACCTTACCGCGAAGGCACAGGTGGCCAATGCCGAGGCGATAGTCGATCAGGCCAGACATGCGCTGGTCTCGGCCCAGTATGACCTGGAGAGGACGACGGTCTATTCGCCGATCGACGGCATCGTTCTGGTGCGCGACATTGATCCGGGGCAGACGGTTGCGGCTTCGTTCCAGACACCGGTGCTCTTCAAAATTGCCAAAGATCTGACCCGCATGGAGCTGCAGGCGAGCATCGATGAAGCCGACATCGCCAAGGTCAAGGCCGGACAGCGCGCGACCTTCAGTGTCGATGCCTATCCCGAGATAAGTTTTGAAGCACGTATCAAGCTGGTCCGGGTCAACTCTGAGATCGTCGATGGTGTCGTCACCTATCTGGCGGTGATGGATGTTGACAACAAAGACCTTCTGCTCAAACCGGGGATGAGCGCCGATGCCGATATCATCACCAAGACACTCGGCGATACCTTCATCGTCTCAAAAGCGGCACTGCTCTACATCCCGGTCAAACCGACTGTATCGGGCCTCTTTGGATCGGGCAAAAAGGAGAAGGTGACGATTGACCCCAAACCCCATGTCTGGCTTCTTGAGAACGGTCAGCCGAAAAAAGTCTATGTCAAAGTGCTCGGAAGCAGCGGTTCGAATTCCGCTCTCTCTTCCGAGGAGCTCAAAGAAGGAGACCCGCTCATTGTCACGCAGGAGAAGCGCGAATGA
- a CDS encoding TolC family protein, giving the protein MKKLAAVLLIAGPLLGNELPLSEEKSELLKLKREKIQEDIERGKSAWVSPLTVSASIAKNKDATDGHSEVKNAGISLNQDIFRSGGIYYAVDQVKASGEASLLGVDIEEATYLKNIYTLKAQIERDKLKYEQSNLTLKNMDIDLFIIKAKYKVGSADISELNRATLDRDSARTDLIVIKNTLRNERYELKKFSGVANAEKIRLPEIPLISENTYLQDHLELLQYSALDRSDNAAWKVTRSTYLPKLTVNGTLGYSDYQGDIAEYSGDTYSYGAVLSMPLDINTRGTVASGKLQYLQTKTAEIDRKMELEQEYAMRVNTIADYEEKIGVAEEMIKMYDDLYNFTNNQYKAGFKSAYDLESLGNSVKIQKLEKEIQGYNIIIEKISLYFDTRQ; this is encoded by the coding sequence ATGAAAAAACTGGCTGCAGTTCTATTGATCGCCGGTCCGCTTTTGGGAAACGAGCTGCCGCTCTCTGAGGAAAAATCGGAACTTCTGAAACTCAAAAGAGAGAAAATACAGGAAGATATCGAGCGAGGCAAGAGCGCCTGGGTCTCGCCGCTGACTGTTTCGGCCTCGATCGCCAAAAACAAGGATGCGACAGACGGGCATAGCGAAGTGAAAAATGCGGGTATTTCGCTAAACCAGGATATTTTCCGAAGCGGCGGTATCTATTATGCCGTCGACCAGGTGAAGGCCTCAGGGGAGGCGAGCCTGCTGGGGGTCGATATTGAAGAAGCGACCTATCTTAAAAATATCTACACGCTTAAAGCACAGATCGAACGTGACAAACTCAAATACGAGCAAAGCAACCTGACGCTGAAAAATATGGATATCGACCTCTTTATTATCAAGGCCAAATACAAGGTCGGCAGTGCCGATATCAGTGAGCTCAACCGGGCGACGCTGGATCGCGACAGTGCACGTACAGACCTGATCGTCATCAAGAACACGCTCCGCAACGAACGCTATGAGTTGAAAAAATTCTCCGGGGTGGCGAATGCCGAGAAGATAAGGCTGCCGGAGATCCCGTTGATCTCCGAGAACACGTACCTGCAGGATCATCTTGAACTGCTGCAATACAGTGCACTTGACAGAAGCGATAATGCCGCCTGGAAAGTGACGCGCTCGACCTATCTGCCGAAACTGACCGTCAACGGTACGCTGGGGTACAGCGATTATCAGGGGGACATAGCCGAGTACAGCGGCGACACCTACAGCTACGGTGCCGTGTTGAGTATGCCGCTAGACATCAATACGCGGGGCACGGTCGCATCGGGCAAGCTGCAATACCTGCAGACCAAAACGGCTGAGATTGACCGTAAGATGGAGTTGGAGCAGGAGTATGCGATGCGCGTCAACACCATCGCCGATTACGAAGAGAAGATCGGCGTGGCCGAAGAGATGATCAAGATGTACGATGACCTTTACAATTTTACCAATAACCAATACAAAGCGGGTTTCAAGTCGGCGTACGACCTCGAATCGCTCGGGAATTCGGTCAAGATCCAGAAACTCGAGAAAGAGATACAGGGTTATAACATTATAATAGAGAAGATCTCACTCTATTTCGATACCAGACAGTGA